One stretch of Methylococcus capsulatus DNA includes these proteins:
- the secA gene encoding preprotein translocase subunit SecA, whose translation MLGKLVRKVVGSRNDRIIKRKRRLVKKINQLEPTIASLSDEALGRKTVEFRERLSRGEALDDLLVEAFAVVREASRRVLNMRHFDVQLIGAMVLNDGKIAEMKTGEGKTLVATLAAYLNALPGKGCHVVTVNDYLARRDAEWMGKLYGFLGLSTGVIVSNLDQEQRRRAYACDITYGTNNEFGFDYLRDNMAFSLDQRVQRDPFFAIVDEVDSILIDEARTPLIISGPTEDRSDLYHKVNTLIPHLTRQETEGGPGDYWVDEKARQVYLTESGHETIERLMVEQGLIGADESLYDAVNIRLMHYINAALKAHALFQRDVDYIVRDGQVIIVDEFTGRAMPGRRWSEGLHQAVEAKENVPVHNENQTLASITFQNYFRLYEKLAGMTGTADTEAAEFHQIYGLEVVMVPPNRPMIRNDMGDLVYLTAREKFAAIVEDIKYCVEHGKPVLVGTTSIENSELLSGILRQAGVPHQVLNAKHHEQEAHIIAQAGRPGAVTIATNMAGRGTDIVLGGSLEEDLAHADPAMAERIKAEWQQRHDAAVAAGGLHVIGSERHESRRIDNQLRGRSGRQGDPGSSRFYLSLEDPLMRIFASDRVAVLMQRLGMKEGESIEHPWVTRAIENAQRKVEARNFDIRKQLLEYDNVANDQRKVIYHMRTELMRADDISKTIEDIRHDVIGRMFAEHIPPHSLEEQWDVRGLEEVIEREIGLSLPIRRWLEDEPDLHEESLLDRIIQEADAAYAAKVEAIGPQVMRHFEKSVMLQVLDNAWKEHLASMDHLRQGIHLRGYAQKDPKQEYKREAFEMFTGMLDSIKQEVVGIVSRVQVHSEEEVQEMEEQGRQPQEMQFQHAEVSALTLEEPAAAPPEESEGYAIPEGPRPFVRSGEKIGRNDPCPCGSGKKYKQCHGRLA comes from the coding sequence ATGCTTGGCAAGCTTGTCAGAAAAGTCGTCGGCAGCCGCAACGACCGAATCATCAAACGCAAGAGGCGGCTGGTCAAGAAGATCAACCAGCTCGAACCTACGATTGCGTCGCTGAGCGACGAGGCATTGGGACGGAAGACCGTGGAATTCCGGGAGCGGCTGAGTCGCGGTGAGGCGCTCGACGACCTGCTGGTGGAAGCTTTCGCAGTGGTGAGGGAGGCTTCGCGGCGCGTGCTGAACATGCGTCATTTCGATGTTCAGCTGATCGGCGCCATGGTGCTGAACGACGGGAAGATCGCCGAGATGAAAACCGGCGAAGGCAAGACCTTGGTCGCTACCCTGGCCGCCTATCTCAACGCCCTGCCAGGCAAAGGCTGCCATGTGGTGACAGTGAACGATTATCTGGCGCGGCGCGACGCCGAGTGGATGGGCAAACTTTACGGTTTTCTGGGTTTGAGCACCGGCGTCATCGTCAGCAATCTGGACCAGGAACAGCGCCGTCGGGCCTATGCCTGCGATATTACCTACGGCACCAACAACGAATTCGGCTTCGACTACCTGCGTGACAACATGGCGTTCAGCCTGGATCAGCGGGTGCAGCGCGATCCGTTTTTCGCGATCGTCGACGAAGTGGACTCCATTCTCATCGACGAGGCGCGAACCCCTCTGATCATCTCGGGTCCGACCGAAGATCGCAGTGACCTCTATCACAAAGTCAACACCCTGATTCCTCATCTGACCCGCCAGGAAACGGAGGGCGGCCCCGGCGATTATTGGGTGGACGAGAAAGCCCGCCAGGTTTATCTGACGGAGAGCGGCCACGAGACCATCGAGCGGCTGATGGTGGAACAGGGGTTGATCGGTGCCGACGAAAGCCTCTACGATGCCGTCAACATCCGACTCATGCACTACATCAACGCCGCACTGAAAGCACATGCGCTCTTTCAGCGCGATGTGGACTATATCGTGCGCGACGGGCAGGTCATCATCGTCGACGAATTCACGGGCCGCGCCATGCCCGGCCGGCGCTGGTCGGAGGGGTTGCACCAGGCGGTGGAGGCGAAGGAAAACGTTCCGGTGCACAACGAGAACCAGACGCTGGCCTCGATCACCTTTCAGAATTACTTCCGCCTTTACGAAAAACTGGCGGGCATGACCGGTACGGCGGACACCGAGGCGGCCGAGTTCCACCAGATCTATGGCCTCGAGGTGGTCATGGTTCCGCCGAACCGGCCGATGATCCGGAACGACATGGGGGATCTGGTCTATCTCACCGCCCGCGAGAAATTCGCTGCAATCGTCGAGGACATCAAGTATTGCGTCGAACACGGCAAGCCGGTGCTGGTCGGCACCACGTCGATCGAGAACTCGGAACTGCTGTCCGGCATCCTGCGCCAGGCCGGCGTGCCGCATCAGGTGCTCAACGCCAAGCATCATGAGCAGGAAGCTCACATCATCGCCCAGGCCGGCCGGCCGGGAGCGGTCACCATCGCCACCAACATGGCCGGGCGAGGTACGGACATCGTGCTGGGAGGCAGTCTTGAAGAGGATCTGGCTCATGCCGATCCCGCCATGGCCGAGCGGATCAAGGCGGAGTGGCAGCAACGCCATGATGCCGCCGTGGCCGCCGGTGGTCTCCATGTTATCGGCTCCGAGCGCCATGAATCGCGCCGCATCGACAACCAGCTGCGCGGCCGTTCCGGACGTCAGGGGGATCCCGGCTCCAGCCGCTTCTATCTTTCTCTGGAAGATCCCCTCATGCGCATATTCGCTTCCGACCGGGTGGCGGTGCTCATGCAACGCCTCGGTATGAAGGAAGGGGAGTCGATCGAACATCCGTGGGTGACCCGCGCCATCGAGAACGCTCAGCGCAAGGTGGAAGCGCGCAATTTCGACATCCGCAAGCAGTTGCTGGAATACGACAACGTCGCCAACGATCAGCGCAAGGTGATCTACCACATGCGCACCGAACTGATGCGGGCCGACGACATTTCCAAGACCATCGAGGATATCCGCCACGATGTGATTGGCCGCATGTTCGCCGAACACATACCTCCGCACAGCCTCGAGGAACAGTGGGATGTCCGGGGCTTGGAGGAGGTGATCGAGCGCGAGATCGGCTTGAGCCTGCCGATACGGCGATGGCTGGAGGATGAGCCCGACCTCCATGAGGAGAGCTTACTGGATCGCATCATTCAAGAGGCCGATGCAGCTTACGCCGCCAAGGTCGAAGCGATCGGACCGCAGGTCATGCGTCATTTCGAGAAGTCGGTGATGCTGCAGGTACTCGACAACGCATGGAAAGAGCATCTGGCCTCGATGGACCATCTGCGCCAAGGAATCCATCTGCGCGGCTACGCCCAGAAGGATCCCAAGCAGGAATACAAGCGGGAAGCCTTCGAGATGTTCACCGGCATGCTCGACAGCATCAAGCAGGAAGTGGTTGGCATCGTCTCCCGCGTTCAGGTCCATTCCGAGGAAGAAGTCCAGGAGATGGAGGAGCAGGGCCGCCAGCCGCAGGAAATGCAGTTCCAACATGCCGAGGTCAGCGCTCTGACCCTCGAAGAACCTGCCGCCGCACCGCCGGAAGAATCCGAAGGCTATGCGATTCCTGAAGGTCCGCGGCCTTTCGTTCGTTCCGGCGAAAAGATCGGCCGCAACGATCCTTGCCCTTGCGGTTCCGGGAAAAAATACAAGCAGTGCCATGGCCGCCTCGCCTGA
- the argJ gene encoding bifunctional glutamate N-acetyltransferase/amino-acid acetyltransferase ArgJ, which produces MAASPEDRKLADIRLFPIAGIRLGTAAAAIKQVGRDDVLLIEMAEGSACAAVFTRNAFCAAPVSLAREHLRQAPRWLLVNSGNANAGTGARGLADARASCEAVAALVGGPAERVMPFSTGVIGEYLPLDKIRAALPKAYETLSEEGWDKAARAIMTTDTRPKKATRRIDIEGYPIFVSGIAKGAGMIHPDMATMLAFVATDARIGAGLLQSVLEQAVNRSFNCITVDGDTSTNDACVLMASQRSEASPIEPGSAHLRAFQSAVDAVLEELAEAIVRDGEGATKFIRILVEEAASEDEARLVGKTIAHSPLVKTAFFASDPNWGRILAAVGRAGCKDLDISRVAIWLDEVRIVAGGGRDSDYTEARGVAVMQRPEITVRVSLGRGQASARIMTCDLSFDYVRINAEYRT; this is translated from the coding sequence ATGGCCGCCTCGCCTGAGGACAGAAAGCTGGCAGACATCCGCCTCTTTCCGATAGCCGGGATTCGTTTGGGTACGGCAGCGGCGGCCATCAAGCAAGTCGGCCGCGACGACGTGCTGCTCATCGAAATGGCGGAAGGTTCGGCCTGCGCGGCCGTATTCACCCGGAATGCCTTCTGCGCGGCGCCGGTTTCCTTAGCGCGCGAGCATTTGCGGCAGGCACCGCGCTGGCTGCTGGTGAATTCCGGCAACGCCAATGCCGGTACCGGGGCGCGAGGTCTGGCGGATGCTCGAGCGAGCTGCGAGGCGGTCGCAGCGCTTGTCGGGGGACCCGCCGAGCGGGTCATGCCCTTTTCCACCGGGGTGATCGGTGAATATCTGCCGCTCGATAAGATCCGCGCCGCCTTGCCAAAAGCCTACGAGACTCTGTCGGAGGAAGGCTGGGATAAGGCCGCCCGCGCCATCATGACCACTGATACCCGCCCTAAGAAGGCGACACGCAGAATCGATATCGAAGGCTATCCCATATTCGTGTCCGGTATCGCCAAGGGCGCCGGCATGATCCACCCCGACATGGCCACCATGCTGGCCTTCGTCGCCACCGATGCCCGGATCGGGGCCGGGCTGTTGCAGAGCGTTCTCGAGCAGGCGGTGAACCGCTCCTTCAATTGCATCACCGTCGATGGTGATACCTCGACCAATGACGCCTGCGTGCTGATGGCGAGCCAGCGCTCGGAAGCATCGCCGATCGAGCCGGGGAGTGCGCATCTGAGGGCCTTTCAGTCCGCCGTGGACGCGGTGCTCGAGGAGCTGGCCGAAGCGATCGTCCGTGATGGGGAGGGCGCCACCAAATTCATTCGCATCCTGGTCGAAGAAGCGGCCTCGGAAGACGAAGCCAGGCTGGTCGGGAAGACCATCGCGCATTCGCCCCTGGTAAAGACCGCCTTCTTCGCGAGTGATCCCAATTGGGGCCGCATTCTGGCGGCAGTCGGACGGGCGGGGTGTAAGGATCTGGACATTTCGCGGGTGGCGATCTGGCTGGACGAGGTCCGAATCGTTGCCGGTGGGGGGCGCGACAGCGACTATACCGAGGCGCGTGGTGTCGCCGTGATGCAGCGGCCGGAGATCACCGTGCGTGTATCCTTGGGCAGGGGGCAGGCGTCCGCACGCATCATGACTTGCGATTTGTCTTTCGATTACGTTCGTATCAACGCTGAGTACCGGACCTGA
- a CDS encoding Nudix family hydrolase, translated as MAVGVVEDAGGRILIARRPAEADQGGLWEFPGGKIEPGETPFDTLRRELMEETGIAVAGAEPMLVVRHNYPSRRVVLDIWRVRRFSGVARGCLGQPVRWVCPDELVDFQFPAANRFIVTAARLPYHYPIVDDAAGGLTAMRRQFRRLVAEGYSLIQLRAKALSPTDFRAFARECLDYCADDHTRLILNAEPELAVELGAAGVHLTSARLNSLDSRPLDERFWVAASCHDVSELEKAESLQLDFAVFGPVLPTGSHPGSAPLGWEHFSRCLQAVNLPVYALGGMALRHLARARSAGAWGIAGIRGFL; from the coding sequence GTGGCCGTCGGCGTCGTCGAAGATGCCGGCGGCCGCATATTGATCGCACGACGGCCGGCCGAAGCGGATCAAGGCGGCCTGTGGGAGTTCCCCGGCGGCAAGATCGAGCCCGGCGAGACGCCGTTCGATACCCTGCGCCGCGAGTTGATGGAGGAGACGGGCATCGCCGTGGCTGGCGCCGAACCGATGCTGGTGGTTCGCCACAACTATCCCTCCCGGCGGGTCGTCCTGGATATCTGGCGGGTTCGGCGGTTTTCCGGTGTCGCGCGCGGCTGTCTGGGACAGCCCGTCCGCTGGGTCTGCCCCGATGAACTGGTCGATTTCCAGTTTCCGGCGGCGAACCGTTTCATCGTAACGGCGGCTCGGCTGCCGTACCACTACCCGATCGTGGATGATGCAGCGGGCGGTCTCACGGCCATGCGCCGCCAGTTCCGGCGCCTGGTAGCCGAAGGCTATTCGCTGATCCAGTTGCGGGCGAAGGCGCTGTCGCCGACGGACTTCCGCGCGTTCGCGCGGGAATGCCTGGACTACTGTGCTGATGATCATACTCGACTGATTTTGAACGCCGAACCGGAACTGGCAGTCGAGCTCGGTGCCGCCGGCGTTCATCTAACCAGCGCGCGCTTGAACAGCCTCGATTCAAGGCCGCTGGACGAGCGATTCTGGGTCGCCGCTTCGTGTCACGATGTGAGCGAACTGGAAAAGGCGGAATCTCTGCAACTGGATTTCGCCGTCTTCGGTCCCGTGTTGCCGACCGGGTCCCATCCGGGGTCGGCCCCATTGGGCTGGGAGCATTTCTCCCGATGTCTCCAAGCCGTCAACCTCCCGGTCTATGCATTGGGCGGAATGGCGTTAAGGCATCTCGCTCGCGCCAGATCGGCCGGAGCCTGGGGGATAGCCGGTATTCGGGGATTTCTGTGA
- the glnA gene encoding glutamate--ammonia ligase yields the protein MTPKDVLQIIKEKEVRYVDLRFADTRGKEQHVTVPASTIDEAAFEEGKMFDGSSIAGWKGINESDMILMPDASTAVMDPFFDDPTLILRCDIVEPATMQGYERDPRSIAKRAEAYMKSTGIADTALFGPENEFFIFDDVRWGANMSGSFYKVDSEEAGWNSEKVYEDGNIGHRPGVKGGYFPVPPVDSFQDLRSAMCNTLEDMGMAVEVHHHEVATAGQCEIGVRCNTLVKKADEVLLLKYAVQNVAHAYGKTATFMPKPLVGDNGNGMHVHQSLAKDGKNLFSGDLYGGLSETALYYIGGIIKHAKALNAFCNASTNSYKRLVPGFEAPVMLAYSARNRSASIRIPYVMNPKARRIEVRFPDSTANPYLAFAAMLMAGLDGIQNKIHPGDAMDKDLYDLPPEEEKAIPQVCYSFDQALEALDKDREFLTRGGVFTDDMIDAYLDLKGQEVTRLRMSTHPVEFDMYYSL from the coding sequence ATGACACCGAAAGACGTATTGCAAATTATCAAGGAAAAGGAAGTCCGCTACGTGGACCTGCGTTTCGCCGACACCCGCGGCAAAGAACAGCACGTGACGGTTCCTGCTTCGACGATCGATGAGGCCGCCTTTGAAGAGGGCAAGATGTTCGACGGTTCCTCGATCGCCGGATGGAAAGGCATCAACGAGTCCGACATGATTCTGATGCCGGATGCGTCCACTGCAGTCATGGATCCGTTCTTCGATGATCCGACGCTGATCCTCCGTTGCGACATCGTCGAACCGGCCACCATGCAGGGTTATGAGCGCGATCCGCGCTCTATCGCCAAGCGGGCCGAAGCCTACATGAAGTCCACCGGCATCGCCGATACCGCGCTGTTCGGGCCCGAAAACGAGTTCTTCATCTTCGACGACGTCCGCTGGGGCGCCAATATGTCCGGCTCGTTCTACAAGGTCGATTCCGAAGAAGCAGGCTGGAACTCGGAAAAGGTCTATGAAGACGGCAACATCGGTCACCGTCCCGGGGTGAAGGGAGGCTACTTCCCGGTGCCACCAGTCGATTCCTTCCAGGATTTGCGTTCCGCCATGTGCAACACGCTGGAGGACATGGGAATGGCCGTGGAAGTTCATCACCACGAAGTGGCTACCGCCGGTCAGTGTGAAATCGGCGTCCGTTGCAACACGCTGGTGAAAAAGGCCGACGAGGTACTGCTGCTCAAATATGCCGTCCAGAACGTGGCGCATGCCTATGGCAAGACCGCCACCTTCATGCCGAAACCCCTGGTCGGCGATAACGGTAACGGCATGCACGTTCACCAGTCCCTGGCGAAAGACGGCAAGAATCTCTTCAGCGGCGACCTTTACGGCGGGCTGTCCGAAACCGCGTTGTACTATATCGGCGGTATCATCAAGCATGCCAAGGCCTTGAACGCGTTCTGCAATGCCTCCACCAACAGCTACAAGCGTCTGGTACCCGGCTTCGAAGCGCCGGTCATGCTGGCTTACTCCGCCCGTAACCGTTCGGCTTCCATCCGTATCCCCTACGTGATGAACCCGAAGGCCCGTCGCATCGAAGTCCGTTTCCCGGATTCCACTGCGAATCCTTACCTTGCGTTCGCGGCGATGCTGATGGCCGGTCTCGACGGCATCCAGAACAAGATCCATCCGGGCGATGCCATGGACAAGGATCTGTACGATCTGCCGCCGGAAGAAGAGAAGGCCATTCCTCAGGTGTGCTATTCCTTCGATCAGGCCTTGGAAGCGCTGGACAAGGATCGCGAGTTCCTCACCCGTGGTGGTGTCTTCACCGATGACATGATCGATGCTTACCTCGACCTGAAAGGTCAGGAAGTGACCCGCCTGCGGATGAGTACTCATCCGGTCGAGTTCGATATGTATTACAGCCTGTAA
- the hypE gene encoding hydrogenase expression/formation protein HypE: MTDDTCRDTARISLAHGNGGRLMREIIEEIFAFHLGQQELDTAADAVRLPLDTGSDEWMITTDGFTVEPLEFPGGDVGSLAVHGTVNDLAVSGAVPRFLSLNVFIEEGLDIAILGRIVASMARACADCGVRVLAGDTKVVRRGQGGGLYLATTGIGRRRPGVDLGLHRVRPGDRVIVSGPVGDHGAAVLLAREQFGLSGNLRSDAGSVLPIADILLGFPGLRFMRDPTRGGVATVSHEIARAVGATVRLIERDVPVRPEVRSVCEILGYDPYYLACEGRVVAVVDAAAATDALAALHRGGFPEASIAGTIEAGAPRVVLKTSLGGERILPELEDDPLPRIC; encoded by the coding sequence ATGACTGACGACACCTGTCGTGATACCGCTCGGATTTCTCTGGCCCATGGTAACGGCGGCCGCTTGATGCGGGAAATCATCGAAGAAATTTTCGCTTTCCACCTCGGCCAGCAAGAACTGGATACTGCGGCCGATGCGGTAAGGCTGCCGCTGGACACCGGGAGCGACGAGTGGATGATCACCACGGACGGTTTCACCGTAGAGCCCCTGGAGTTCCCCGGTGGTGACGTCGGGAGTCTCGCGGTACATGGTACTGTCAACGACCTCGCCGTGTCCGGGGCAGTGCCACGCTTCCTCAGCCTCAACGTTTTCATCGAGGAGGGGCTGGATATCGCGATTCTCGGGCGGATCGTTGCATCCATGGCACGAGCCTGCGCAGATTGTGGTGTCAGGGTGTTGGCCGGGGATACCAAGGTAGTCCGGCGGGGACAGGGTGGCGGGCTCTATCTGGCGACCACCGGCATAGGGCGCCGGCGGCCGGGCGTCGATCTGGGCTTGCACCGTGTTCGCCCGGGTGACCGGGTGATCGTGAGCGGTCCGGTGGGGGATCATGGCGCCGCCGTCCTGCTGGCCCGGGAGCAGTTCGGTTTGTCTGGCAACCTCCGCTCCGACGCCGGGAGCGTTCTGCCGATTGCCGACATTCTGCTCGGCTTTCCAGGGCTGCGTTTCATGCGAGATCCCACCCGTGGCGGCGTGGCGACCGTCTCACACGAGATTGCCCGCGCCGTCGGGGCGACCGTTCGCCTCATCGAACGGGATGTGCCGGTCCGGCCGGAAGTCCGCAGTGTATGTGAGATTCTGGGTTACGATCCTTATTACCTGGCCTGCGAAGGAAGAGTCGTGGCTGTGGTCGATGCTGCAGCCGCGACAGATGCGCTCGCAGCGCTCCATCGTGGCGGATTCCCGGAAGCAAGCATTGCGGGCACGATCGAGGCGGGTGCGCCGCGAGTTGTTCTTAAGACTTCCCTCGGCGGTGAAAGAATCCTCCCGGAGCTCGAAGACGATCCGCTGCCCCGCATTTGCTGA
- a CDS encoding ABC transporter ATP-binding protein/permease encodes MSAEQVSKHGLIVKRILGSVRDFAGSEVGWKAKILFVSLLSLMLAINGLNVLNSYVGRDFMTAIENRYMGGFVWYAVIYLGVFAATTVAAVIYRFCEERLGLLWREWLTRRLLNAYLDERVYYRLDESQEVANPDQRIAEDVKAFTVTTLSFTLMLLNSTFTVLAFSGVMWSISPLLFGVAVAYAVAGSYFTVRLGRPLVQLNYDQLDREADFRAGLLHVRENAESIALLHRERRIQSRLLRQLEALTANFRRLIAVNRNLGFFTTWYNYLIPVIPALVVAPLFIEGKVEFGVITQSTMAFTYLLGAFSLIVTQFQSISAYTAVIARLRGLIQAVEKVRSETTSPIEVCEMCDRIAYEKLTLYSPRDGRVLIDQLSVEIPAGGRLLIRGENQTAKVALFRATADLWNAGTGKIIRPGLEDTLFLPERPYLPPGTLRESLLRTGGEDQIPDERIIATLRSLNIDSILIRVGGLDTEADWDDVLSLGEQQLLAFTHLLLLEPRFVFLDRPGTALDAEQLNRVLQMLHDHSIAYITLGNSHDNLSFYDAVLDLEPEGRWSWKEVRDGVVVESPG; translated from the coding sequence ATGAGCGCCGAACAAGTCTCAAAACACGGATTGATCGTCAAGCGCATCCTTGGCAGTGTACGGGATTTCGCCGGCTCGGAGGTGGGCTGGAAGGCCAAGATCCTATTTGTTTCACTTCTTTCGTTGATGCTGGCGATCAACGGTCTGAACGTGCTGAACAGCTACGTGGGCCGGGATTTCATGACCGCGATCGAGAATCGCTACATGGGCGGCTTCGTCTGGTATGCGGTGATCTATCTCGGGGTATTCGCTGCCACCACCGTCGCTGCGGTGATCTACCGGTTTTGTGAGGAACGGCTGGGTCTGTTGTGGCGGGAATGGCTGACTCGAAGATTGCTGAATGCTTATTTGGACGAGCGCGTTTATTACCGTCTCGACGAGAGCCAGGAGGTCGCCAATCCCGACCAGCGTATCGCCGAAGACGTGAAGGCGTTCACCGTCACCACGCTTTCTTTTACCTTGATGCTTCTCAACAGTACGTTCACTGTGCTGGCTTTTTCCGGCGTGATGTGGAGCATCAGTCCGCTGCTGTTCGGGGTCGCGGTCGCCTACGCCGTGGCCGGCTCCTACTTCACGGTTCGGCTGGGGCGGCCCCTCGTCCAACTCAATTATGATCAGCTCGACCGCGAAGCGGATTTTCGCGCAGGTCTCCTTCATGTCCGCGAAAATGCCGAATCCATCGCCCTGCTGCATCGGGAACGGCGGATTCAGTCCCGCCTGCTGCGTCAGCTCGAAGCCCTCACCGCCAATTTCCGGAGGCTGATCGCGGTCAATCGCAATCTCGGGTTTTTCACGACCTGGTACAACTATTTGATCCCGGTCATACCAGCACTGGTGGTGGCACCCTTGTTCATCGAGGGTAAGGTCGAGTTCGGGGTGATCACCCAGTCGACGATGGCATTCACCTATCTGCTCGGTGCATTCTCGCTGATCGTGACTCAGTTTCAATCCATTTCGGCATACACTGCGGTCATAGCCCGCCTTCGCGGTCTGATTCAGGCCGTGGAGAAGGTGCGCTCGGAAACCACTTCTCCCATCGAAGTCTGCGAGATGTGTGATCGGATCGCTTATGAGAAACTGACCCTGTACTCGCCACGGGACGGCCGGGTGCTGATCGACCAACTCTCCGTGGAGATTCCCGCGGGCGGCCGCCTGCTGATCCGGGGCGAGAATCAGACTGCGAAGGTGGCTTTGTTCAGAGCGACGGCCGATCTTTGGAACGCGGGAACCGGAAAGATCATTCGTCCCGGTCTGGAGGATACCCTGTTTCTGCCGGAACGGCCGTATCTGCCTCCGGGGACTTTGCGTGAATCCTTGCTGCGCACGGGCGGTGAGGATCAGATTCCTGACGAGCGGATCATAGCGACTCTGCGGTCTTTGAACATCGATTCCATCCTGATCCGGGTCGGCGGGCTGGATACGGAAGCCGATTGGGATGACGTCCTGTCCTTGGGGGAGCAGCAGCTTCTGGCGTTCACGCATCTCCTGCTTTTGGAACCTCGTTTCGTGTTCCTGGACCGGCCGGGAACCGCCCTCGATGCCGAGCAACTGAACCGGGTGTTGCAAATGCTGCATGACCATTCGATCGCTTACATCACACTTGGCAACAGTCACGACAATCTGTCGTTCTACGACGCCGTGCTGGACTTGGAACCGGAGGGCCGTTGGTCATGGAAAGAAGTTCGGGATGGAGTAGTCGTCGAGTCGCCAGGTTGA